The following DNA comes from Phytohabitans rumicis.
CCCGGGCGACCAGGCACACCAGCTCGTCGGTGAAGATCGGCTGGCGGTCGCCGGGGAAGTCGAAGCCGAGCGGCCCGATGACCAGGTCGCGCCGGGTCAGGTAGCTCTCGAAGTCCGCCCGCGCGGCCGGCAACGTGTCGAACGAGACGGAGCAGCCGGGCGCCTGCTCCTGCAGGGCCCGGATCAGCGGCCGGGCCAGCACGGTCATGGCGTACTCGGAGAGGCTCACGGTGAAGCACCGGGTGGCCTTGTCCGGCTCGAAGGCGCGCGCCTCGCCGAGCAGCGCCTGCGCCGACTGGACGGCCTCGGCGACCACCGGCCGCAGCCGCTCGGCCAGCTCGGTGAGTTGGAAGTCGCGGCCGCTGCGTACCAGCAGGGGGTCGTCGAAGTGGGCCCGCAGTCGGGTCAGGGCGCCGCTCATCGCCGGCTGGCTCATGTGCAGCCGGGCCCCCGCGTGGGTGAGGTTCCGCTCCTCCAGCAGGGCGTGCAGCGCGATCAGCAGGTTCGCGTCGACCGTACGGACAGTGATGTTCACATGGTAGAGATGAGCTCATGGCGCTCGGCGGTATGGACCTCAACCTGCTGACGTGTCTGAAGGCGCTGCTGGAGGAGAGCAACGTCACCCGGGCCGGCCGGCGGCTGAAGATGGGCCAGCCGGCGATGAGCGTGGCGCTGGCCAAGCTGCGCCGCCGGTTCGACGACGAGCTGCTCACCCGGCGCGGGCGCGACTACGAGCTGACCCCGCTCGGCGCCGAGCTGCTCCCCGAGGTCCAGGAGGCGGTCCGCCTCATCAACGCCGCCCTGCACATCGACGAGGACTTCGACCCGGGCACCTCCGAACGGCTGTTCCGCTTCACCATGAGCGACTACGCGATCGCCGTCGTCCACGACCCGCTGCTCGCCCGGATCCGCGAGCTGGCGCCGCACATCCGGCTGCAGGTCGACCACCTCGGCCCGGACGTACGCACGTCCGAGCGGGTCCTGGTGGACTACGACATCCTGATCGGGCCGCTCGGGTACGGCTTCCCGGGCCAGTCGCGGCTGCTGTGGCAGGACCGGTTCGTGTGCCTGGTCGACCCGGGCAACCCCCGGCTGGCCGGCGGCGCGCTGACGGTGGCGGACCTGGCCGCCCTGCCGCACGCCGTCGCCACCTTCGGCCGGGGCAACCTGACCCCGGTCGACCGCGCCTTCGACGAGCAGCGCATCGAACGGCGGATCGAGGTGCAGGTGGCCGGCTGGCTGCCGCTGCCGTTCGTGATCGAGGGCACCGACATGGTGGCCGTGGTGCCGGAGCGGCTGGCCCGCGTCCACGCCGCGCCGCACGGGCCGCTGGCGCTGGTCGAGCCGCCGTTCGGCGAGGTCGAGCTCATCGAGGGGTACTGGTTCGCCAGCACCCGGCTGGCGGACGCCGCGCACCGCTGGCTGCTCCAGCGCTTCGACGAGGTGGGGCAGCTGTTGCGGAAGGTGTAGTCAGGCCCAGTGGTTGGCGTTGCGGGCGCCCTCCGGCCCGGCCAGGTAGCCGGCGAACAGGCCGTCCGGGTCGCGTACCGCCCGGATCTCGCGCAGCCGGTCCCACGCCTCGTCGGACAGGAAGCGGACCTGCCGCCGGGCCAGGTCGCCGTCGCCGAGGTACTGGCCGAGCGTGACCGGTTCGAGGTCGGCCATCGCGCCTGCCAGCCAGGCCCGGTTGGGCCCGTCGTCCTCGGGCTCGACCGACGGGACGTAGCTGGCCAGGTAGATCTCCGACTGCAACGACAGGGCCAT
Coding sequences within:
- a CDS encoding LysR family transcriptional regulator is translated as MNITVRTVDANLLIALHALLEERNLTHAGARLHMSQPAMSGALTRLRAHFDDPLLVRSGRDFQLTELAERLRPVVAEAVQSAQALLGEARAFEPDKATRCFTVSLSEYAMTVLARPLIRALQEQAPGCSVSFDTLPAARADFESYLTRRDLVIGPLGFDFPGDRQPIFTDELVCLVARDHPRLVDGALTLDDLREMPHAVAEFAAAGPVKRPLEVLAERYGLAERTVQVTVTSLLTLPYAITGTELCAFVPYRLARRCMDILDLAVAQTPVPAVQITEAAHWHPRRVDDPAGRWLRALLHSVAVGLEDAG
- a CDS encoding LysR family transcriptional regulator; the protein is MALGGMDLNLLTCLKALLEESNVTRAGRRLKMGQPAMSVALAKLRRRFDDELLTRRGRDYELTPLGAELLPEVQEAVRLINAALHIDEDFDPGTSERLFRFTMSDYAIAVVHDPLLARIRELAPHIRLQVDHLGPDVRTSERVLVDYDILIGPLGYGFPGQSRLLWQDRFVCLVDPGNPRLAGGALTVADLAALPHAVATFGRGNLTPVDRAFDEQRIERRIEVQVAGWLPLPFVIEGTDMVAVVPERLARVHAAPHGPLALVEPPFGEVELIEGYWFASTRLADAAHRWLLQRFDEVGQLLRKV